A stretch of Lathyrus oleraceus cultivar Zhongwan6 chromosome 6, CAAS_Psat_ZW6_1.0, whole genome shotgun sequence DNA encodes these proteins:
- the LOC127096004 gene encoding secreted RxLR effector protein 161-like, whose translation MKNINGVNNPIVPGVKLSKKGGGAEVDITLYKQMIGSLMYLNVTRPGLMFVVCLASRYMSAPTEAHFQVVKRILRYIKGTMEFGILYRRGGDEKVLSYTDNDYAGDLDDRKSTSGFVFLMCGGVIAWSSKKQPIVALSTTEAEYIAAVSCATQGIWMKRILAKIGKNHDDYIVIRCDNSYTIQLSKNPVFHGRSKHIEVRFHYPRDQTREGRVKLIHCGTQDQVADIMTKPLKQARHIHKIKEDARSAGGS comes from the coding sequence atgaagaacaTCAATGGAGTGAACAATCCCATAGTACCAGGTGTGAAACTCTCAAAGAAAGGAGGAGGAGCCGAGGTAGACATCACACTCTACAAACAAATGATAGGCAGCCTAATGTACCTCAATGTTACACGACCTGGCTTGATGTTTGTTGTATGTCTGGCTAGTCGATACATGTCTGCACCTACTGAAGCACATTTTCAGGTAGTAAAGAGGATTCTTCGATACATTAAAGGTACCATGGAGTTTGGAATACTATACAGACGAGGAGGAGATGAGAAAGTGCTATCATATACAGATAACGATTATGCCGGTGATCTAGATGATCGTAAAAGTACATCAGGTTTTGTTTTTTTAATGTGTGGAGGAGTCATTGCCTGGAGTTCAAAAAAACAGCCCATTGTTGCTCTGTCAACCACAGAGGCCGAATACATAGCAGCAGTATCATGTGCAACTCAAGGAATTTGGATGAAGAGAATACTTGCCAAGATTGGAAAGAATCATGATGATTATATTGTGATTAGATGTGATAACAGTTATACAATTCAACTTTCAAAGAATCCGGTATTtcatggtcgaagcaagcacattgagGTAAGATTTCATTATCCGAGGGATCAAACTAGAGAGGGAAGAGTGAAGCTGATACATTGTGGAACACAAGATCAAGTAGCCGATATTATGACAAAGCCACTTAAGCAAGCTCGACACATTCACAAGATTAAGGAAGATGCTAGGAGTGCTGGAGGTTCCTAA
- the LOC127096005 gene encoding uncharacterized protein LOC127096005 translates to MASSSNLVPMVLNSSKSPVTKTITLMLIEEDLKLIVKQIVDFESFRVNELPLKSYFEAQGWKDYFEMLNGPTFPYLVKKIWVRAEVYDESDVALEETQKIVENEELKGKSRVEIGLEEFKEVEIRSTVMGVNMTITQSHISKLLDTDNVGISSLNTKGNSLESGVIKQ, encoded by the coding sequence ATGGCATCTTCATCAAATCTTGTTCCAATGGTGCTAAACTCTAGTAAATCTCCCGTAACCAAGACCATAACCTTGATGCTTATAGAAGAAGATCTAAAGTTGATTGTTAAGCAGATTGTCGACTTTGAATCCTTTAGGGTTAATGAGCTTCCATTAAAATCCTATTTTGAGGCTCAAGGGTGGAAGGACTATTTTGAGATGCTAAATGGTCCTACTTTTCCTTACTTGGTTAAGAAAATATGGGTTAGGGCTGAAGTGTATGATGAAAGTGATGTTGCTCTTGAAGAGACTCAGAAGATTGTTGAGAATGAAGAACTCAAAGGGAAGTCAAGGGTTGAAATAGGTTTAGAGGAATTCAAGGAGGTGGAGATAAGATCAACTGTTATGGGGGTTAATATGACTATCACTCAAAGTCACATTTCAAAACTATTGGATACGGATAACGTTGGAATATCTTCTTTGAACACCAAAGGCAATAGTCTTGAATCTGGTGTGATCAAGCAATAA